From Rutidosis leptorrhynchoides isolate AG116_Rl617_1_P2 chromosome 3, CSIRO_AGI_Rlap_v1, whole genome shotgun sequence, a single genomic window includes:
- the LOC139897097 gene encoding vesicle-associated membrane protein 724-like — translation MGQESFIYSFVARGTMVLAEYTEFTGNFPAIAAQCLQKLPSTNNKFTYNCDHHTFNFLVQDGYAYCVVAKESVGKQISIAFLERVRADFKKRYGGGKADTAVAKSLNKDFGPIMKEHMKYIIEHANEIEKLIKVKAQVSEVKSIMLDNIDKAIDRGENLKTLNGKAENLRDSAQEFKKAGSKIRRKMWYQNMKIKLVVLGILLLLVLVIWLSICHGFDCTN, via the exons ATGGGTCAAGAATCCTTTATTTACAGTTTTGTAGCTAGAGGCACCATGGTTTTAGCTGAATATACTGAGTTTACTGGCAATTTTCCAGCTATTGCAGCTCAGTGTCTTCAAAAACTACCTTCAACCAACAATAAATTTACTTACAATTGTGATCACCATACTTTTAATTTCTTGGTTCAAGATGGATATG CTTATTGTGTGGTTGCAAAGGAATCGGTTGGCAAGCAAATATCTATTGCATTTCTAGAACGTGTGCGAGCAGATTTTAAGAAAAGATATGGTGGTGGTAAAGCAGATACAGCAGTTGCTAAAAGTCTCAACAAGGACTTTGG CCCAATAATGAAAGAGCACATGAAGTATATTATTGAGCATGCAAATGAGATTGAGAAGCTGATAAAGGTGAAAGCACAAGTTTCAGAAGTTAAAAGTATAATGTTGGATAATATAGATAAG GCTATTGATAGGGGAGAAAACCTTAAAACTTTAAATGGAAAAGCTGAAAATCTGCGTGATTCG GCACAAGAATTCAAGAAAGCGGGTTCAAAAATTCGAAGAAAGATGTGGTATCAGAACATGAAAATAAAACTAGTTGTTCTTGGTATTCTTCTGCTATTAGTCCTTGTTATTTGGCTTTCAATCTGCCATGGTTTTGACTGCACCAACTGA